The following proteins are co-located in the Hypomesus transpacificus isolate Combined female chromosome 23, fHypTra1, whole genome shotgun sequence genome:
- the rubcnl gene encoding protein associated with UVRAG as autophagy enhancer, with product MSQTCPSTDAHPIRDLPSLKHSGGPQTPTLSQQPSVLSLLGHVLPFRTLSGPDSNPEPSEENADTVRHAHSKKRSAALRNGKDDDVGGTSRDESFQGGLRRQDSSLQPPEDDQAPLPRSSPVISSRRRKSLSRHGGIEEPSLSPSPPTAAPSLGRGEALTPGPEGLSGPAEVGTTHCPRPAPQPLKQPSEQPSEQPPKQRSEKPPKQPSEQPSEQPHEQPLKQPHEQPLKQPHEQPPEQPPEQPLEQPSEQPSEQQGVAASLTRLLTSGLPLRGHPGGRGHAGEGSRLRWSSDALTKRVPNDKSKRSSDTTPCHAELYKTSCNLEQENAHLVVVDLVLEVLEAVKWTLSQGSTGSKHTQDRGEKTQPKPDARQDKTLSGVSVDSGFEGGENMAVDNLDSEMELRPISRGSRFQKCFKRQRLPSPMMHCSAECLAQQLVLEFRRLWFPSRGLRRGRQSLRTSLQELPGTPPVVNDANISLSEEIRQRTRMRGSLSWEPPRFQIIVTVLSSHRRSEVVAMQHFLCAGCGTEIEPRYMKKLRYCEYLGKYFCDCCQGGAESVIPSRVLTQWDFSRYAVSDFSKQLLDSVWHQPLFDLTCVGTGLYGRVRDLDRFRELQEQLLSIKRLLKKCRLSEGVLKEFKQLPEHLTQGPHLFSMDDLVEVKRGHLLPLAKEVLRSGSAHVGSCQLCLAKGFICEFCKQKDVIFPFQRGICTRCQVCKSCFHNSCFRDEECPKCLRIKLRLQ from the exons ATGTCTCAGACTTGCCCATCGACTGACGCTCATCCAATCAGGGATCTACCTTCCCTGAAGCATTCTGGAGGACCCCAAACTCCAACGCTATCCCAGCAGCCCTCAGTCCTCTCCCTACTGGGGCATGTCTTGCCCTTCAGAACCCTTTCGGGCCCAGACTCTAATCCAGAGCCCTCTGAGGAAAACGCAGATACGGTCAGACACGCCCACAGTAAGAAACGAAGCGCTGCTCTTCGTAACGGTAAAGATGACGATGTAGGAGGGACCTCTAGGGACGAAAGCTTCCAAGGCGGACTGAGACGCCAAGACTCGTCTCTCCAGCCCCCAGAGGACGACCAGGCCCCCCTCCCTCGAAGCAGTCCTGTCATCTCCAGCAGAAGGAGGAAATCCCTGTCCAGGCACGGAGGCATCGAGGAGCCATCTCTATCCCCGTCTCCCCCAACCGCAGCACCTTCCCTGGGTCGGGGAGAGGCCCTGACGCCGGGTCCTGAGGGGTTGTCTGGACCGGCTGAGGTGGGGACGACTCACTGCCCACGTCCGGCGCCCCAGCCCCTGAAGCAGCCCTCGGAGCAGCCCTCGGAGCAGCCCCCAAAGCAGCGCTCGGAGAAGCCCCCAAAGCAGCCCTCGGAGCAGCCCTCGGAGCAGCCCCATGAACAGCCCCTGAAGCAGCCCCATGAACAGCCCCTGAAGCAGCCCCATGAACAGCCCCCAGAGCAGCCCCCGGAGCAGCCCTTGGAGCAGCCCTCGGAGCAGCCCTCGGAGCAGCAGGGGGTTGCGGCCAGTCTGACCCGTCTCCTGACCAGCGGACTGCCCCTACGGGGGCACCCGGGCGGGCGTGGCCACGCcggggaggggagcaggctgCGCTGGAGCTCTGATGCGCTCACAAAAAGAG TGCCCAATGACAAGAGTAAGAGGTCAAGTGATACAACCCCATGCCACGCTGAGTTATACAAGACAAGCTGTAACCTGGAACAG gagaaTGCTcacttggtggtggtggacctGGTTCTGGAGGTGCTGGAGGCAGTGAAGTGGACCCTGAGTCAGGGGAGCACCGGGTCAAAACACACCCAGGACCGAGGAGAGAAGACCCAGCCCAAACCTGACGCACGTCAAGACAAGACACTCTCTGGGGTTTCCGTGGACAGTGGTTTTGAAGGTGGTGAGAACATGGCAGTTGACAATTTag ACAGTGAGATGGAACTGCGACCAATAAGTAGAGGTTCACGCTTTCAAAAGTGTTTCAAAAG ACAGAGGCTCCCATCTCCCATGATGCATTGCTCTGCGGAGTGTTTGGCCCAGCAGCTTGTGTTGGAGTTCAGGCGCCTATGGTTTCCATCCCGGGGATTGAGGCGGGGCCGACAGAGCCTTAGGACGTCCCTCCAGGAA CTCCCAGGGACACCTCCTGTGGTAAACGATGCTAACATTAGCCTGAGTGAGGAGATCAGGCAAAGGACCAGGATGAGGGGATCCCTGAGCTGGGAGCCTCCACGCTTCCAGATCATCGTCACTGTACTGTCCTCTCACAG GCGCAGTGAGGTGGTTGCCATGCAGCACTTCCTCTGCGCTGGCTGTGGGACGGAGATAGAACCCA GATACATGAAGAAGCTGCGTTATTGCGAATACCTGGGCAAGTATTTCTGCGACTGCTGCCAGGGAGGGGCGGAGTCTGTGATACCCAGTCGGGTCCTGACCCAGTGGGACTTCAGCAGGTACGCTGTGAGTGACTTCTCTAAGCAGCTGCTGGACTCTGTGTGGCACCAGCCTCTGTTCGACCTCACCTGCGTCGGCACGGGTCTCTACGGTCGAGTGCGAGACCTGGACAGGTTCAGG GAGCTCCAGGAACAGCTGCTGAGCATTAAGAGGCTGCTGAAGAAGTGCAGATTATCAGAAGG GGTCCTGAAGGAATTCAAGCAGCTTCCTGAACACCTGACGCAGGGGCCACACCTGTTCTCCATGGACGACCTTGTGGAGGTCAAACGGGGTCATCTGCTTCCGTTGGCCAAGGAGGTGCTgcgctctggctccgcccatGTGGGGAGCTGTCAg CTTTGTTTAGCTAAAGGTTTCATCTGTGAGTTCTGCAAGCAGAAAGACGTTATCTTCCCCTTCCAGCGCGGGATATGCACGCGCTGTCAAG TTTGCAAGAGCTGCTTTCACAACTCTTGTTTCAGAGATGAGGAGTGCCCCAAATGTCTTCGGATCAAACTGAGACTACAATGA
- the dhrs12 gene encoding dehydrogenase/reductase SDR family member 12, whose protein sequence is MSFYRNAVWFVKGLQEYTKSGYEAAAKHFIPGDLEVNLSGRSFMITGANSGIGKAAAHEIAKRGGTVHLVCRNKGRAETAKDEIVELSKNQNVFVHIVDMSNAKQVWEFVQSFSQSNSVNVLINNAGCMVNQRELTEEGIEKNFATNTLGTYILTMALIPTLKQAEDPRVVTVSSGGMLVQKMTVDDLQSEKGTFDGTMVYAQNKRQQVILTERWASQYKEIHFSSMHPGWADTPAVQLSMPDFHAKMKNKLRTEAMGADTVVWLAVSPMATKQPSGLFFQDRKAVATHLPLASSRSSSTDEEKLLEVLDQLAQKFKP, encoded by the exons ATGTCGTTCTACAGAAATGCTGTTTGGTTTGTTAAAGGACTTCAGGAATATACCAA AAGTGGATATGAAGCTGCTGCAAAGCATTTTATCCCAGGGGATCTGGAAGTGAACCTAAGCGGAAGGTCCTTCATGATCACTGGAGCTAACAGTGGCATTGGGAAAGCGGCTGCACATGAAATAGCCAAAAGAG GAGGGACAGTTCACCTGGTGTGTCGAAACAAGGGGAGAGCAGAAACTGCTAAAGATGAGATTGTGGAGCTGAGTAAAAACCAG AATGTGTTTGTTCACATCGTGGACATGTCCAACGCGAAGCAGGTGTGGGAGTTTGTGCAGAGCTTCTCTCAAAGCAACAGTGTTAATGTACTG ATCAACAATGCTGGCTGTATGGTGAACCAGAGAGAACTGACAGAGGAAGGGATTGAGAAAAACTTTGCCACAAATACACTCG GAACCTACATCCTCACTATGGCTCTGATACCAACCCTGAAACAGGCTGAAGACCCCCGTGTG GTCACAGTGTCTTCAGGGGGCATGCTGGTCCAGAAGATGACCGTGGACGACCTGCAGTCGGAGAAGGGGACGTTTGACGGCACGATGGTCTACGCCCAGAACAAA AGACAGCAAGTGATTCTGACGGAGAGGTGGGCCTCCCAATACAAAGAGATCCACTTCTCATCCATGCACCCTGGCTGGGCAGACACACCAG CTGTCCAGTTGTCCATGCCTGACTTCCACGCCAAGATGAAGAACAAGCTGAGGACGGAGGCTATGGGGGCAGACACTGTGGTGTGGCTGGCAGTGTCACCCATGGCAACCAAGCAACCCAGTGGACTGTTCTTCCAGG ACCGCAAGGCTGTCGCCACACACCtgcccctggcctcctccaggtcctccagcaCAGACGAGGAGAAGCTGCTGGAAGTCCTGGATCAGCTCGCCCAAAAGTTTAAACCCTAA